The genomic stretch GCGCCGATAGCCCCGCGCCAGCAAGCTCGCGGTTTCCTCGACAACGCCGCGCGCAAACATTGATTCCACCCGTGCGTCGATCCGACTGTACAGTTGCGCACGATCACGATTGAGCCCGATCATCAACACCGAGAACGGTTGCTCGGCAAACCCATGGCGCTGCTGCACATCGGACAAGCGCCGTCCGGACAGATGGTGCACCTCAAGCGCCCGCACGATCTTCACCTCATCATGAGGATGCAGGCGTGCAGCCGACTCCGGATCGATGCGCATCAATTCCTGGTGGAGAAAATACCGCCCACGTGTTTCCACCTGTCGGAGAAGGGAGGCGCGAAACGCCTCATCCGCACGGGGCGCATCACACAATCCATGAATCAACGTTCGCACGTAGAGGCCCGTTCCCCCGACGACCAACGGCACGCGACGTTCATGATACAGGCGCTCGATTTCCTGAACGGCCAGCTCGCGATACTGCCCGGCGTTAAACCGTTCGTCGGGATCGACCAGGTCGAGAAGGCGATGCGGCACGCCTTGTCGTTGTTCCATCGAAGGCTTATCGGTGGCAATATCCATCCCGCGATAGACCTGGCGCGAATCGGCCGTCAACAGATCCGTTTCCAGGCTGCGGGCCAACCGGAGCCCGATCTCGCTTTTTCCCACGGCAGTCGGCCCGACCAGCACGATCAGCGGCCGCTGTGCGATCACCGATTCCGTGAGCCGGACCATGCGCCTGCGCTCCCTCCCTACGCGCGATCGAACAGGCGGCCCAGTTCGTCGTTCGACAGACGGAACGCGACGCGGCGGCCATGCGGACAGGTCATGATCAGGCCCTCCGCGACCCAGTCCTGTACCAACTGTTTGATTTCCGGCAACGCCATGGAACGCCCCGCGCGAACCGCTCCATGGCAAGCCAGCGATGCCAAAATCGGCTTCACCTTGATCTCAAGGGATGACAGGGACGCCCACTGCTCGAGGTCCTCGACCAGGTCTTGCACGAGCGCCGCTAAATCGGGATGACCTAACATGACCGGCAGACTACGGATGAGAAACGAGGTGGGCCCGAACGGCTCGATATGCAGGCCCAGCCGCTCCAATTCTGTAAGATGCCGCTGCAGAATGAGGGCTTGTTCCATTGGGAGTTCCAGCGGCTCCGGGAGCAACAACGGCTGGGACGGCAGGGTACGATCGTGCCACGCGCGCAGCAGACGCTCGAACAACACTCGCTCATGAGCCGTATGTTGATCGACCACCTGCAGTTCATCGCCGACTTGCGCAATGAGATAGGTGCGACTCATTTGACCGAGCGGCACAACGTCCAGGGCTTCATTCACGGCGTAGGATGCGGCCCTCTCCCCGACGAACGATGTTTGACTGGGGGAGGAGATTGGCGTCTCCGCTACAACGTGCGGCCGCAGATTTATTTCAACCGGTTCTCGCCCAGGCTCCACGACGCCGCCCGACACATCAGAAGAAGTCCTGCCCGCATCGTCACTCGGTCGAGCATGGACGGCTCCCGCCAACGACACCTGCACCTGAGCCCTTCCCAATGTCTGGCGAACCGCGGACCGTACCAATTGGTGAACCTGTTCCGTGTCCGCAAACCGGACTTCTCGCTTGGTAGGATGTACGTTCACGTCAACCCGCTGTGGCTCGACATCTAAGAACAAGACGAAGAGCGGCGCATGGCCTTTGGCAAGAAACGAACTGTACCCGTCGATGACGGCGTGCTGCACCGTGCTGTTCTTGATCGGCCGGCGGTTGACGAATAACTCTTGCGGCGTTCTGCCGGCGCGAGCTCGCACAGGATCGACGATAAAGCCACGCAGAGACAGGCCGTCACGTTCCACATCGACGGCCAAGGCCCGATCCCCGAACGCTGCGCGATACACTTGGAGCACCCGATCCCGGGCCGACGACGCCGCAGGAAGCACGAACACTTCGTAACCATTGTGCACCAGGCGGAGATGCACCTGAGGCCAGGCGAGTCCTGCCTGCTGGACCACATGGCTGATGTGAGAAAACTCCGTCGTCGTGGATTTGAGAAATTTCCGACGGGCCGGCGTATTGAAGAACAGGTCCGACACCTCGATCGACGTGCCGGGAATTGCGGCTGCATCTTCTACCCGCGTGACCGTGCCAGCGGCTAACCACAGCTGCGTCCCAACCGGCTCATCCCTGGCCACCGTTCGCAAACGGACGTTCGAGACGGCGGCAATGCTGGGCAAGGCTTCCCCACGGAACCCCATCGTGCGAATGGTGCCGAGTTGCGCATCCGACTGCAATTTGCTGGTGGCATGCCGTTCAAAGGCCAGCGACGCATCACGACGGGACATCCCCTCTCCGTCGTCACTGACTCGAATCAACCCGAGGCCCCCGTCCTTGATCTCGACGGTGATCGTGGAACTGCCCGCATCCAGACTGTTTTCAATGAGCTCCTTCACCACGGCAGCCGGGCGTTCCACCACCTCGCCCGCCGCAATGCGGCCGATGACATCGCCGGGCAGAACCTGAATCTTCCCCGCACGACTCGCTATATCCATGGGAAGACAGGCCCCCTGAAGGTTAGATGGAGGATCACGTCGTGGAGAGGAGACCGCGTCGCAGGCCCAAGGTCATCGAATTTCGGCCATCTTCGTCTTCGCAAGCTTGGCTTCGTCCGACGTCGAGTATTCCTCGATCACCCGCTTGAGGTACTTTCTGGATTTGGCGGTATCGCCGGTTTCAGCCGCCGACAGGCCGAGCTTGAACAGCGCCGAAGGCACTTTCTCATTTCCGGCGTACTCATTCACCACGTGCTCGAAGGACTGCATGGCCCGAATGTAATCCTTTTGTCCGTAATACGACTCGCCCAACCAATAATGCGCGTTGGGCGTCAGCGACGTGGAGGGAAAATCCTTGATGAAATGCTGGAAGCCGCTGACCGCCAAATCGAACTTTCCATTGAGATAGTCGTTATACGCCAGGTTGAAGGCCGAGGTCGGCGTAATCGACGGAACACCGGGCATAATGGCGGGAGCTTCAAGGGGACCTGACGGCTTTGACGCACGGGCCTGACGGTTGGCTTCCGCAAGTGCGAGATCCGAGCGGAGGGAGGCAGCCTGAGCGATTTGCGTCTCTTCAATTTTGGCCAGACGCCCCTCGAGTTTTTGAAGCCGTGCCAAGGCATCATCGAGCCGCAGTTTCCCGCCCTCCGGCTCACGCACCCGTTCCAGGGATTCCAGTCGACGTTGCATCGCCTCGAATCGCTTTTGTTCCTGATCCTGCGTCCGGGTGATGAGGGACATCTGATCTCGAATCTCCAAGAAATCGGCATGCTTGGCACAACCCGCGACCACCAGCCCACAGGCCAGTCCGGCCCCCATCTGGAGCGCCCTTGTCAATCGGAGCTTCATCGTCAGTGCGACTCCTTTAGCTGATTCAGTTTGTCCATGGCCTTGTTGGCTTCCGGAGACCTCGGATACAAGTCAATCACTTGTTTGAGAGCCGACGCCGCCTTCTTTCGATCCTTCAGGGCCAGATAGGCATACCCCTTTTTCAAGAGCGCCGCCGGAACTTTTTCACTAGCCGGATGATTCAGTTGGACTTGATCATAGGCATCGATGGCCCGCGAATAATCCTTCTTGCCGTAGTAGGATTCACCAAGCCAGAAGCGGGCGTTCGGCGCCAGATCCGAATGAGGATGTTGGGTCAGAAACTCCGCGAATCCCTGTCGAGCTCCCTCCAAATCGCCATCCTTAAAACGAGTCAACGTCCGTTCATACGACTCCCGATCCGCCATCAACGCGGCGCTACGATTCTCAGCCCGGGGAGTGACTGCAGCAGTCGATGACGGAACCGTTTCCACCGCCGGTGCCGGCACTGGAGCCGGAACCGCTTGTGGAAGGGGCGTCGCCTCGGCCACGACCGGGGCCTGTTCAATCCGCTGCGCCGCACTCGTGCGCAATGCCGTCAAATGCTGCTCAACCTGCTTGAGAAACGCATGCTGATTCTCGAGATTTTTGTCGATCGTCTGAATCTGCGCCTGCACATGCGTCAATTCACGCGTCGTCTCTTCCAGGCGACGCTCGTGGTCATCCTCGCGGGAGACGAACTTGCCGCCGGCATTTTCCAAGGCTTTGGCCACGGACCCGACGCTCCGATTCACCTCATTAAAATGCTCCGCCGTCACCTTGTTGTCTGCGTCGATCTTCCCGGCCAGTGCATCGGTTCGTTTTCCCAACGCCGTCATATCCTGTTCAATCGTCGCCGCGAGATGCTTGACCGCCTGGTCCTGCTGTACGACCCGCTCGCCCAACCCGCTCAAGGCTTGTTTGAAATCCACGAGCGCCTGACTGAACTTCGTCACCTGATCCGCCAACACCTTGTTCTGGGCATCGAGCTGTGTGATGTTCTGTGAACGCGTCTCGAGCCCATGCAGCAGTTTCTGCTGGTCATCCAACCGTGAATCCACCTTCTGTGCCAACACAGTCGTGGTCTTTTGCATGGCATCCAGGACGTTCTTCTGGATGGCATCGATGTGACTGGTCACTTGATCCAGACGGGACGTAACGGCCGCAAGTTCGGCACGGCTTCGGTCGCGCTCTCCTTTGAGCAGCGCATCTTGATCCACCAGTTGCTTCTCCACCCACCCCAACCGTTTATTGTCCTCGATAGAGCGCTTCTCGCTGTCGCCGATACGGCGCTCGAACTTGGATTCCTGCGAAGCCAGCTTGGAAAGGAGATCATCCTGCCTCGACTCCAGCACCTGCGAGCGATGCATCGACTTATCAAGATCGCCGCGCAAAGACGGAATGTCCTGCTCGCGCAACGAGATGATTTCCTGATTTTGACGGGCTCTGGTCTGCGCCTGTTCCTCCGTCTGTTGCTTGATGCGGCGCTGGAGTTCCCGCTCGGTTTGTTTGAGATCAGCCTGCTGTGCCACACATCCCGACATCAGAGCGAACCCCGTCGCGGTCAGCACGAACAGTCCGAGTCGTGACGGCACGGCCGGCCGGCCGGTCGTCACGAGGCTCCTGATGAATGCGATCTTCGCCATCTCACTCCGATGAGGCCATCCACTGTGCATGACAGGTCTCCCTTACCCGGCGTCTGTTCCGGAGAATCATGTCACATCATCCATGATTGGAACAGTTATTTCGAACGGACCACCACATGCCCGCGACGATTCTGCTGGTAGCAGCTTTCGCTACGCTCGTTGCAGAACGGCCGCTCCTTGCCGTAGGACACCACCGACAACCGATTAGCGCCGACCCCGAGTTCCACCAAATAATTCCGCACGGCTTTGGCGCGCTTTTCACCTAACACCAGGTTGTAGGCCAGCGTGCCACGCTCGTCACAATGCCCTTCGATCTTGACCAACGCGCCGGCATTGGCCTTGATCCACTGGGCATCCTGCGTCAACGACTGCCGGCCTTCTTCCGTGATCGTCCAGCTGTCATAGCCAAAGAACACATCGCGCAACCCTGCTTCCGCCGACGCCGCCTGCTCCTTGGCCTGTTCGCGACGAATCTCCTCGATCTGGCGCGCCGTGCTTTCCGAGGGCTCGACCTTGGCCAACATGGTGCCGCCTCCCCCGAGCCGCTCCTCAGACGGGGCCTTGCCGCCGGACACGGAATCGAATCCGCGCAAGCCGCCGGTCTCAGGATCTTCCGGTTTGCTCGACAGGGACAGGTCCGGGAACGTGGCGCTGGGCGCATCCAACCCCGAAGGTGGGGGGAGCTGCGCTTGAGACTGCGCAGGCGCGCCTGACTTGGCCATGCCACGCTCCGACGACTGTGCATCACCACCCGACTGAATCGACTTCTTGGAACAACCCGCCTGCATGACCAACAGCATCCCGACAACCATTGTCAGGCCCATTGTCGCTACCCGTATCCTCATATCGTGACTCCTCATCGCTGGTGAATGGTTAATATGCCGATAGACTCTGTCAATCACGTCATGACCACATCTAGAGAGCCGGAGACCAAGACGGCGAACTATTGTGCGTACCGCCGAACGTGATTCGCTCCAGATTTTTTCCGTCAGTGTCGACCATATAAATATGGCTCTTCCCATCGACCGTCGAACTGAAGGTCAAGTGCCGGCCATCGGGTGACCAGGACGGAGAATCATCGATACCGGGCCCCGTCGTCACTTGCACTCGCTTCTGCCCGTCAGGCGAAACGATGCACACCTTATACAGCCGCTGGGCGGTTCGACAGACGTAGGCAATCCAGTTGCCGCGCGGCGACCAGGCCGGGGCGGCGTTGTAATCCCCCTCATAGGTCAAACGGCGCACATTGGACCCGTCGGCACTCATAATGAACACCTGGGGGGCCCCTCCGCGATCGGAGGTGAACGCTATTTCTCGCCCGGTCGGAGACCAGGTTGGCGACAGATCGCCGCCCTGATTGACGGTCAGCCGCTGCGACGCTTTGGTGCGTGTATCAAGCTTGTAGATCTCGGAATTGCCGTCCTGGCTACTGGCGAAAGCAAGGAAATTTCCATCGGGAGACAAGGCCGGGGTAATGTTCAACCCCGCCATAGAGACCAGCGTCCAACGTTTGCCGGTCGCAAGCTCCAAAATGTCGATGTCCTGAGTGTTCCGGCTCCGATACGCGGTGAAGACGATGAAGCGGCGATCGGGCGACCATCGAGGCATTAGATTCAGAAACCCGTCCGCCGTGATTTGCTTCGGCTCATAGCCATCATAGTCCATCACGAACAATTCGCGCGCATTGCCATGCTCCGCAACGTACACGATCTTGGTTCTGGCAATACCCGGCTCTCCGGTATAACGGAAGACCAGCTCGTCGGCAAATCGATGGGCCATCAACCGCACGACGGAC from Nitrospira sp. encodes the following:
- the ybgF gene encoding tol-pal system protein YbgF, with translation MAKIAFIRSLVTTGRPAVPSRLGLFVLTATGFALMSGCVAQQADLKQTERELQRRIKQQTEEQAQTRARQNQEIISLREQDIPSLRGDLDKSMHRSQVLESRQDDLLSKLASQESKFERRIGDSEKRSIEDNKRLGWVEKQLVDQDALLKGERDRSRAELAAVTSRLDQVTSHIDAIQKNVLDAMQKTTTVLAQKVDSRLDDQQKLLHGLETRSQNITQLDAQNKVLADQVTKFSQALVDFKQALSGLGERVVQQDQAVKHLAATIEQDMTALGKRTDALAGKIDADNKVTAEHFNEVNRSVGSVAKALENAGGKFVSREDDHERRLEETTRELTHVQAQIQTIDKNLENQHAFLKQVEQHLTALRTSAAQRIEQAPVVAEATPLPQAVPAPVPAPAVETVPSSTAAVTPRAENRSAALMADRESYERTLTRFKDGDLEGARQGFAEFLTQHPHSDLAPNARFWLGESYYGKKDYSRAIDAYDQVQLNHPASEKVPAALLKKGYAYLALKDRKKAASALKQVIDLYPRSPEANKAMDKLNQLKESH
- the tolB gene encoding Tol-Pal system beta propeller repeat protein TolB yields the protein MNRVIIGLMIVLCVVVGAGVLGILDSRATDVFLEATRPDFQKIPIGVFGFQNGGGPEWLGGRLEEVLKADLQRSLVFSLVDLPGIGVKAREVTTADKAIFKQAAENGVSVLVWGKSGQKNGSKDSELLMDGFVYDSGSDEVVGGKRYVGSTSVVRLMAHRFADELVFRYTGEPGIARTKIVYVAEHGNARELFVMDYDGYEPKQITADGFLNLMPRWSPDRRFIVFTAYRSRNTQDIDILELATGKRWTLVSMAGLNITPALSPDGNFLAFASSQDGNSEIYKLDTRTKASQRLTVNQGGDLSPTWSPTGREIAFTSDRGGAPQVFIMSADGSNVRRLTYEGDYNAAPAWSPRGNWIAYVCRTAQRLYKVCIVSPDGQKRVQVTTGPGIDDSPSWSPDGRHLTFSSTVDGKSHIYMVDTDGKNLERITFGGTHNSSPSWSPAL
- the miaA gene encoding tRNA (adenosine(37)-N6)-dimethylallyltransferase MiaA, producing MVRLTESVIAQRPLIVLVGPTAVGKSEIGLRLARSLETDLLTADSRQVYRGMDIATDKPSMEQRQGVPHRLLDLVDPDERFNAGQYRELAVQEIERLYHERRVPLVVGGTGLYVRTLIHGLCDAPRADEAFRASLLRQVETRGRYFLHQELMRIDPESAARLHPHDEVKIVRALEVHHLSGRRLSDVQQRHGFAEQPFSVLMIGLNRDRAQLYSRIDARVESMFARGVVEETASLLARGYRRDSGAMKGLGYQQVGGYLSGEYDRAEALRLLQRDTRHFAKRQLTWFRKEPGLQWWTLSEQDSPEDVAGRLLERAQSFLLDLEHRRPADVPASLTMETEST
- the pal gene encoding peptidoglycan-associated lipoprotein Pal — its product is MRIRVATMGLTMVVGMLLVMQAGCSKKSIQSGGDAQSSERGMAKSGAPAQSQAQLPPPSGLDAPSATFPDLSLSSKPEDPETGGLRGFDSVSGGKAPSEERLGGGGTMLAKVEPSESTARQIEEIRREQAKEQAASAEAGLRDVFFGYDSWTITEEGRQSLTQDAQWIKANAGALVKIEGHCDERGTLAYNLVLGEKRAKAVRNYLVELGVGANRLSVVSYGKERPFCNERSESCYQQNRRGHVVVRSK
- the ybgF gene encoding tol-pal system protein YbgF, which produces MKLRLTRALQMGAGLACGLVVAGCAKHADFLEIRDQMSLITRTQDQEQKRFEAMQRRLESLERVREPEGGKLRLDDALARLQKLEGRLAKIEETQIAQAASLRSDLALAEANRQARASKPSGPLEAPAIMPGVPSITPTSAFNLAYNDYLNGKFDLAVSGFQHFIKDFPSTSLTPNAHYWLGESYYGQKDYIRAMQSFEHVVNEYAGNEKVPSALFKLGLSAAETGDTAKSRKYLKRVIEEYSTSDEAKLAKTKMAEIR
- the mutL gene encoding DNA mismatch repair endonuclease MutL, with translation MDIASRAGKIQVLPGDVIGRIAAGEVVERPAAVVKELIENSLDAGSSTITVEIKDGGLGLIRVSDDGEGMSRRDASLAFERHATSKLQSDAQLGTIRTMGFRGEALPSIAAVSNVRLRTVARDEPVGTQLWLAAGTVTRVEDAAAIPGTSIEVSDLFFNTPARRKFLKSTTTEFSHISHVVQQAGLAWPQVHLRLVHNGYEVFVLPAASSARDRVLQVYRAAFGDRALAVDVERDGLSLRGFIVDPVRARAGRTPQELFVNRRPIKNSTVQHAVIDGYSSFLAKGHAPLFVLFLDVEPQRVDVNVHPTKREVRFADTEQVHQLVRSAVRQTLGRAQVQVSLAGAVHARPSDDAGRTSSDVSGGVVEPGREPVEINLRPHVVAETPISSPSQTSFVGERAASYAVNEALDVVPLGQMSRTYLIAQVGDELQVVDQHTAHERVLFERLLRAWHDRTLPSQPLLLPEPLELPMEQALILQRHLTELERLGLHIEPFGPTSFLIRSLPVMLGHPDLAALVQDLVEDLEQWASLSSLEIKVKPILASLACHGAVRAGRSMALPEIKQLVQDWVAEGLIMTCPHGRRVAFRLSNDELGRLFDRA